The proteins below come from a single Aegilops tauschii subsp. strangulata cultivar AL8/78 chromosome 6, Aet v6.0, whole genome shotgun sequence genomic window:
- the LOC109736220 gene encoding senescence-specific cysteine protease SAG39-like yields the protein MAIPKALILGILGCVCFCSSVLAARELSDDLSMVARHESWMVQYGRVYKDDAEKAQRFGVFKANVGFIESFNAKNLKFYLGVNQFADLTNEEFKATKANKGYKPSMERMPTGFRYENVSFDALPATVDWRTKGAVTPIKDQGQCGCCWAFSAVAATEGVVKLKTGKLISLSEQELVDCDVHGEDQGCEGGLMDDAFKFIIKNGGLTTESNYPYTAADDKCKSGTNGAATIKSYEDVPANNEGALMQAVASQPVSVAVDGGDMTFQFYKGGVMTGSCGTDLDHGIAAIGYGKTSDGTKYWLLKNSWGTTWGENGYLRMEKDIPDKKGMCGLAMEPSYPTA from the exons ATGGCCATCCCAAAAGCTTTGATCCTTGGCATCCTCGGATGTGTCTGCTTCTGCAGTTCGGTCCTAGCAGCTCGTGAGCTCAGCGATGACTTGTCGATGGTGGCAAGGCACGAGAGCTGGATGGTGCAGTACGGTCGTGTGTACAAGGACGATGCTGAGAAGGCGCAACGATTCGGGGTGTTCAAGGCCAATGTCGGGTTCATCGAGTCGTTTAATGCCAAGAACCTCAAGTTCTATTTGGGCGTCAATCAGTTCGCCGACCTAACGAACGAGGAGTTCAAGGCAACGAAGGCTAACAAGGGGTACAAACCGAGCATGGAGAGGATGCCTACCGGATTCAGGTATGAGAATGTAAGTTTCGATGCACTTCCGGCAACCGTAGACTGGAGAACGAAAGGAGCAGTCACCCCCATCAAGGATCAGGGCCAATGTG GTTGTTGTTGGGCTTTTTCTGCTGTCGCTGCTACAGAGGGCGTCGTTAAGCTCAAAACCGGCAAGCTTATCTCCTTGTCTGAGCAAGAACTAGTGGATTGTGATGTCCATGGTGAAGACCAAGGTTGCGAAGGTGGGCTTATGGATGATGCCTTCAAGTTCATAATCAAGAATGGCGGTCTCACAACCGAGTCCAACTACCCATATACCGCGGCAGATGACAAGTGCAAGAGTGGAACCAACGGTGCCGCAACCATCAAAAGCTATGAGGATGTTCCAGCCAACAACGAGGGAGCTCTCATGCAAGCCGTCGCAAGCCAACCCGTCTCGGTGGCTGTAGATGGAGGAGATATGACCTTCCAATTTTACAAAGGTGGAGTGATGACAGGCTCATGTGGCACAGACCTGGACCATGGTATTGCGGCTATTGGTTATGGCAAGACCAGCGATGGCACAAAATATTGGTTGCTGAAGAATTCATGGGGAACAACATGGGGCGAGAACGGATATTTAAGAATGGAGAAGGACATTCCCGACAAGAAAGGCATGTGTGGCCTTGCGATGGAGCCTTCTTACCCCACTGCATAG